The nucleotide sequence AATATTATTACAGATACTATGACTTAGtgtaaataattaatttttataaaatttatactacattaaattatttttttatattattaaaaatactctAGCATAGTGTAAAATACTATAACTTAAACTATTCACTCTATATATTGATCCataggaaaagaaaggaaagagtaTTTCgggtattatataaaaaaattggtCTATTTGAGAATTCTCGAGAAAAAGTACTTTTTTCAGAAATttacttataatatatatatatagggtatTTTCctaaaaaatatctttattttggatATTTCCTCAAACAATTGTCCTTATTTTGATTTCTTTCAAACCATAAACCTAATTCAAAAATATCTAAATTACTCGTCTGCTACCCTCCTTTTCCATCATGGTCGTCGACTATTTCGTCAAACccatcaccacctcctcctccttgcACTATCTCTACCACTACCTCTTGCATTGCATCACCTACCCTCCCCTCTATTTCGTCGAAACTGTCACTTATAACTCTTACGTGACGAAGGAGGGGGCACGAGGGCCATCGGTAATCCTCTGCTCGATTGTGAGAGCTGTTGTCGATGATTTGCTTTGTTGTCATTATCTACCTCGTTGGGCTCGTAGTTATCGTGCGAGAAAGGGGAAGGGGAGAGTGACTTTGACGAGGCAGATGGCGACAATGGAGTAGAAGACCGACGAAAGCTCTTTCGCCCTCTCTCCTTCCTCATGTGAGGGTTATGGGCGGTGACTTCGATAAGACAGAGGACAATGATATAATAAATAGGCAACAGCGACTCTCACACCCCCTCCTTACTCGTGCGAGGCTACGAGCGATGACTCTAACGAGGCAGAGGGGAGGTGGTGCAGGGCGTACGAGTAGTGGCAAAAATGATATAGTGCTGGCGAAAATGATGTAGTGCGATGATGCAAGGAGGAGGAGGTGACGACGAGTCTGATGACCATTGACAATGGAAGAGGGGTGAAGGAGAAAAGACAATTTGGATAGTTTTTATGgttcaagaaaaattaaaatgagGATAAATGTTtgaaaaatactcaaaataatttttttcagagAAATCGCCCGATCTGCTTATTATTTTATAgacatatttttaataaaaaatatctcaataataataaaattggtATTCCGGGACGACGGGTAGAATCCCTAATCCATCCCCGCCGTGGGATGAGGCGCAGCGGCCATAGAGGGAGAGGAGGCAGACGACCGTCCCCCGGTGCTGGAGGGTTTTGTTGACAGCCCAGTAGCCCCGGGTTCCGTCTCCGTCGTCGCCGATCGTGTCCCGTAGACAAGTTCCGACGTCAACCCTAAGCGAGGGAAGCAAATAGGTCGGTGGTCTCTCTATGCTCTTATTCTGATGATGAGCAGACGAACATTCAGTTAAGACTTCCATGTGGATTTCGTCCGATTGTTTTTTCCTGTCATAGATTCACATAGAACTTGCATTCTTGCTGACCCTCGCACAACAAATGAATCTTTTATGTTGCTTTCATCTCAGAAAGATCTTGCAATCCTGCCATTTCTAGGACGATCTTAGTTACACAAGCAAAAATCTTAGTATGCGCTCATCGATCCTTTGTTCTCCAATGTCAAATATTGCAACTTGATTATGCAACCAAGCAGCATTTTCCTCAATTGTGGAAGATGAGATATCCGATGCAGTGAAGGAAACCTGCTAATGCCAGTGAGATTACTGTAACATTCCTGGGCAGCTTCCCCTCGTCGCTTCTCAGAAACATGGCCTCGTAGATAGGCCAGCAGTTGGCGGTGACAAATGCTGATAAGAACAGTTGCACAAAGAGTTCATCAAACCCCCCCTCCATCGTTGCAGCTCTTGCAATCCCTAACACCAAAGAGCTCAAGTTTACAGTGGCCACTGCTCCAAGCACTACGAAGAAAGGCGACTCTACTCCGAAATCGAAGGTCCCTTTCTCGTACCGCTTGCTCTGTTCGTCCTCCATGACTTTGCTGGTCACATTGAACCCTTGAGCAGATATGCCAAATTTCTTGAGTACAAATTGGACTGTTCCAAATAGATAAGATGTGAGGCCTATGATCATCCACATCCTCTGGTCACTCCACCACCTCCCCATTGTTCCATCAGCTGCAAGAAACTCAAGAAGGTCTTGGCCATAGGTAGTGAAAAAGAGGTAGGCATACAAGTAGAACCATGGGTCTGAGACCTGAAACAGACAGGCATCTCAGCAGAAGCCTCTGGAAATGCAAACAAAATAGAGAGGATGGTAGAAGCCATATACATATACCTTTGGGAACAAGGGGATGCCGTAGATGAGAGCTAGTTGTGGAAGAAAACCGTATATTGTTATCGGAATGCACCAACTACCCCAAAAGGCTTCATGTGCATAGCATAAACCCACTAGCAGTGAAGCCTTTACGGTGCCAAAGGTCAGGGGGCAACACCTTGAGAAGGCCACCTCGAACAGCCCAACGCACCATCTCTTGCGTTGGCTAAGGACATCATttagattctttggcacatcgccAAGGAATGCTGGCCTCGCAGGGTAGCAGAAGACAGATTTCCATCCTTCACACTGAAGATGATAACCTGTGTGGTAGTCCTCTGAAAGTGATCCATAACGGAAGCCAATCTGCAGGTTTGGAGAATCGAAACATTCAGGATGATCTGTGTATTAGACCTCATTAGCAAGGAAAGTGCATTTCAATCATTGTAAGAATGCAAACATTTTCTCTATAATTACCGATGAGCCCCACTTTGTGCCAGGTTCATAAGTGCAACTAGCCACTTCATGAGCTTTTCTCAGTACAGACTCGGAAGACAATGGATCATTGGCCCCTGGAGCCAGAGATGTTGATGATGGCGTGCCTTGCAAAGACCGTCGTGAGAAGTAGCATGCGGTGCCAACATAATTAGGCCCTCCAAGACCATCTTTTCCCCTTGGATTAATGGTATAAAGGCGCTTTACCTCACACGCATAGATATCATTCTTGTTAAGGCCTTGGAAGATCTGGGGGAACTGTACAAAGGCAAGATCAGGTGACAAGGCAGGGTCAAGAAAGTAGCAGAGTGCACGGAGAGGAGACCGAGGGTCATTAGAGTATGTGTCACAGTCCAATGTGAGGATCATCGGGCCATTGCTCATGGTGCTCGATACACGTGTCTTCAATGTAGAATCAAAATGGAAAAGGTTAGCATGAAGTTTTGATCGAGGAGAGGATGcactgaactttagaatctttttggATGCGTGGCGATGAACATACCAAAACATTGAGGGCTCCAGCCTTGAAGTGATGAGGGGATGTTGGACGTTTCTCCCTGGAGACATAGATAACGTTTGGCAATGCATTGCCCATAATATCTGTATCCTTGCTGGTGTCGAGTAAAACCTGTTCAAAACCGAAGAAACCTTCTTAGTTGAGCATGCGACAAGAGATTGGAGTTCTTGAACAGTTTTTATTATCGAAAGCTTAATGATCAGGATTTGCTAGCACATATACTACTTTGTAGACTTTGATGAGGCTTTTACAATAAGATATGCAGATTTCATCAACAGTTTTGGCAGAATGTTTattgtaaatgtgaactgagatcgaTGAGGTTCTTGATTGCTTAAAACTTATGATGGATTAGTTTAAGCCAATTGTTCTAAAAATCCTCAACATTGGTGTCTGTCATGGAACCAGATTTTCCTAGCTATTCTAACCAAACAGCAACTGATATCTATATACATTTTTTTTGTCAGCATTTGGAAGAAGACCTGGATCATGGATGGGTGGTCATGGCTGGGAAGCCCTTTCCATCTCTTGAATACTTCAGCTTCTTCTTGGGAGGAGAGCAGATCATTGCCCACATAACCTCTCTCCAGAGCAGTCTCCACTTTCTCCTTCATAGTTTGGTACATCATCTGCAGCTTTGAGGAACAAAACTTCACAAGTGAGATGTTTGAACATTTCAAGAATGCCTATCAGGTAAGTCAACTCCTCCTACTGAATTCATAACAagctctctttttctctcaaaaGTTACATCAGGTAGCTCCTTTCTTTATGAAATGCTATTGTTGCAATGGCTTAAAACCAAACAACTAGTTGTGCAAGAACAAAATCTACCTTTTGCAACAAATGATTGTGTCAGATATTCAACTTAATATTTAGCAGCTGAATTATAGTCAGTTTCTTTCTTTAAGAACTAAGAGCTCTCCAGtctcaaaagaaagaaaaggaataaaATGAAACCAAATCTTACTAAAATACCTTCGACTAGGATTTACTTTTTATTAAACTATTCAAGTCAAAAGCAAAAGCACTGGGCTTGTAATATATTCTCATGTTGCCTTTATCTAGGATTTGGTTTTTATTACTTTCTGTAATATATTCTTGTAATATATCCTCATGTTGGTCTAGGAATTGCTTTTTATTATTACTGTCCCTTTCTCCACCTCACTTGGATAAGTATCATTTATTTGCACAGGACAAATGAGCATAAATAGATCTAATCCTGACGTCAATACCATCAGCCTCTCTTTCTATCCATCAGATTTATGAATGAGAAAGGATCAAACCAAAAACTAAAGTCCTCATAGATCCAAACTATTTAGAAACCTTGTTCCTTTTGGACTCCATTCACACACCATGTCTGTCCTTTCTCCTGCAATCCAAAGCAACACTGTGTTGTTGTTGTGTTGTGTATTATTAGTGGTCCTGACAGGATAATATTAAttcaaaaaaagggaaaaaattgaCCAATCAGGagtctttattattattaattttaaaatgtaGATGCTGAGCTGCGTGCAATTGGGTGCAAGATAGTGATAGAATATACCTTCATCTTCTCCGAGTCTCCGCCATTGCTGGATCTGAAGTAAGCCTCCGGCGACCTCACGACGATCCCATTCTCCTTGCAGAAGGGCAACCAGTACCTGGCGAACCTCGAGGCTTCCATGAAGGCGAAGAGCGTGATCTCCGAGCCGCCATCGTCCGACACATAGATCGAGATCCGGTCGGTTGGGTAGTCGAAGGCCATCACCGACAGCGCGGTGCTGGCGACGCTCATCGGCGGCTCCCTGTGGGGATCGGCGGTGCAGATGAACACGTCGATCGCGGGGAAGTCCTTGGGGTCGACCGACTGCGCGAGTCGGTCGGGGAAATCCCGGCGGCGCACCGGGCACCACCGGAGGGCCTGGTAGGTGAGCCACATGAAGGCGAGGACGAGGTCGGCGAGAAGGAGGGGGAGGGAGACGGAGATGGAGAGGAGGGTCGCGGGGGCAAGGAGGGCGGCGAGGCGGCGGTGGAGGGCCGCAAGGACGGCGACGGAGTAGAGGAGCGCGTGGGCACGGTTGAAGGGGACGAGGCGGCTCACTTGTGCACTGTGGAATGCGGTGTGCGTCGCCATCTTCCTCGCTCCACAGAAgcaaaagcagcagcagcagcaaatggAAGATGATGATGAGGTGGGTTGAAGTTTGTGGAGACACCCACCGAGAGGTGGTGGGGTTTTATCGTAATTTAATGATCTGAGAATCTAATCGAAGATATCGTCTCCCACGGGATCAAGACATGAGAGCCCAAAAAGAGAGTTATAATGGTGAAAAGTCCTCAGTCCAAACGAAAAATTAAGGTATTAGAAATGATAACAAAATATTTAGTTTAAATGAAATAATAAAAACTATttactttaaaaattatttaatttctaTTGTGTGCATATTTTATTttccttattaaaaaatattaattttgtcCCTGAAAAGTGATAAGTCCAATCGAATCAATCGAGGCCTTAACAATATTATTTCAATATTATTATGATTATAGTTTCTATGCTTAgaagatttttttctttaatctaaTTATTTCTGATCGATGCACCACAATACCCAATGGGTGCATTCAATTAAAGTACATCAAAGACTTTAATAACCATAGTACCATGCAACAGCTGCCCGGCATTGACTGACTCAGAtcgaacatatattaagtagacaTTAACCTTACTCCATTATGATGACAAGTCTCTCATACGTGGTAGACGAGATACCCCATGTAGAGAAGAAGACCTGCTACCGTCAAGGAGATGACGGTGACGCTCCTCGGCATCCTTCCTCCATCGCTTCTCAGAAACATGGCCTCGTAGATAGGCCAGCAGTTGGCGGCGACGAAGCCCGACAGGAACAGCTGCGCGAACTGCTCGTCGAGGAAACCCTCCGACGTCGCAGCCCTCGTGATCCCTACCGCCAAGGAGATCAGGTTGACGACGGCCACGGTTCCGAGTACCACGAAGAACGGCGACTGCGTTCCCAGGTCGAGGACCCCTCTCTTGTACCGCTCGATCTGCTCCTCCTCCGTCACTTTGCTTGTCACGTTGAACCCCGGCGCAGATATGCCGATGTGGTTGAGCCCGAACTGGATGGTTGCGAAAAGAAAAGATGTGACGCCTCTGGTCATCCACATCCTCTGGTCACTCCACCACCTCCGGATGGTCGCACCATCTGCGAGGAACAAGACGAGGTCTTGGCCATAGGCTGCGGTGAAGAGGTAGGCGTACACGAAGAACCATGGATCGGAGACCTGGAACAAGACCAGCAGTTGAAGACATCCCCATGActcaaacagagagagagagagagtaccttGGGGAAGAGGGGCGTCTGATACAAGAGAGCTAGCGGTGGAAGAAGGCCGTATACTGTGATGGGTACGCACCACGTGCCCCAACATGCATAGTGCGCATAGATTAAGCCCATCGAGAACGAAGCCTTGGTGATGCCGAAGGTGAGGGGGTTAAACCTCGAGAAGGCCACTTCGTAGAGGCCCACGCACCATCTCTTGCACTGGCTAAGGACATCATTTAGATTCTTCGGCCCGTCGCCGAGGAACGCCGGCCTCGCCGGGTCGCAGAACGCGGACTTCCATCCCTCGCAGTGGAGCCGATAACCCGTGTGGAAGTCCTCCACGAGCGACCCGTATCGGAACCCAATCTGCATGATCGAAGACACCAACCTCACGTTTGAATCATCGAAACAACATCGCAAGAACATGCTCCGAAGGTTACCGACGATCCCCATTTGGTGCCGAGTTCGAAGGAGCAGGCAGCCGCTTCCTCGGCTTTCTGGAGTGCGGACTCCGAAGCCGACGAGCCACGGTGAGCCGGCGAGCCGGTGCCATGCAAAGAGCGTCGCGAGAAGAAGCAGCCGGTGCCGACGTAGCCGGGTCCCCGGAGTCCATCCATTCCCCTTGGAGTAATCCTGAACTCACGCTTCAACTCGCTTGCGTAGATGTCGTTCTCGTTGATTCCATGGAAGCACTGGGGGAACTGGACGAAGG is from Musa acuminata AAA Group cultivar baxijiao chromosome BXJ3-8, Cavendish_Baxijiao_AAA, whole genome shotgun sequence and encodes:
- the LOC135644485 gene encoding cellulose synthase-like protein G3 isoform X2, translated to MATHTAFHSAQVSRLVPFNRAHALLYSVAVLAALHRRLAALLAPATLLSISVSLPLLLADLVLAFMWLTYQALRWCPVRRRDFPDRLAQSVDPKDFPAIDVFICTADPHREPPMSVASTALSVMAFDYPTDRISIYVSDDGGSEITLFAFMEASRFARYWLPFCKENGIVVRSPEAYFRSSNGGDSEKMKMMYQTMKEKVETALERGYVGNDLLSSQEEAEVFKRWKGLPSHDHPSMIQVLLDTSKDTDIMGNALPNVIYVSREKRPTSPHHFKAGALNVLTRVSSTMSNGPMILTLDCDTYSNDPRSPLRALCYFLDPALSPDLAFVQFPQIFQGLNKNDIYACEVKRLYTINPRGKDGLGGPNYVGTACYFSRRSLQGTPSSTSLAPGANDPLSSESVLRKAHEVASCTYEPGTKWGSSIGFRYGSLSEDYHTGYHLQCEGWKSVFCYPARPAFLGDVPKNLNDVLSQRKRWCVGLFEVAFSRCCPLTFGTVKASLLVGLCYAHEAFWGSWCIPITIYGFLPQLALIYGIPLFPKVSDPWFYLYAYLFFTTYGQDLLEFLAADGTMGRWWSDQRMWMIIGLTSYLFGTVQFVLKKFGISAQGFNVTSKVMEDEQSKRYEKGTFDFGVESPFFVVLGAVATVNLSSLVLGIARAATMEGGFDELFVQLFLSAFVTANCWPIYEAMFLRSDEGKLPRNVTVISLALAGFLHCIGYLIFHN
- the LOC135644485 gene encoding cellulose synthase-like protein G3 isoform X1 — its product is MATHTAFHSAQVSRLVPFNRAHALLYSVAVLAALHRRLAALLAPATLLSISVSLPLLLADLVLAFMWLTYQALRWCPVRRRDFPDRLAQSVDPKDFPAIDVFICTADPHREPPMSVASTALSVMAFDYPTDRISIYVSDDGGSEITLFAFMEASRFARYWLPFCKENGIVVRSPEAYFRSSNGGDSEKMKLQMMYQTMKEKVETALERGYVGNDLLSSQEEAEVFKRWKGLPSHDHPSMIQVLLDTSKDTDIMGNALPNVIYVSREKRPTSPHHFKAGALNVLTRVSSTMSNGPMILTLDCDTYSNDPRSPLRALCYFLDPALSPDLAFVQFPQIFQGLNKNDIYACEVKRLYTINPRGKDGLGGPNYVGTACYFSRRSLQGTPSSTSLAPGANDPLSSESVLRKAHEVASCTYEPGTKWGSSIGFRYGSLSEDYHTGYHLQCEGWKSVFCYPARPAFLGDVPKNLNDVLSQRKRWCVGLFEVAFSRCCPLTFGTVKASLLVGLCYAHEAFWGSWCIPITIYGFLPQLALIYGIPLFPKVSDPWFYLYAYLFFTTYGQDLLEFLAADGTMGRWWSDQRMWMIIGLTSYLFGTVQFVLKKFGISAQGFNVTSKVMEDEQSKRYEKGTFDFGVESPFFVVLGAVATVNLSSLVLGIARAATMEGGFDELFVQLFLSAFVTANCWPIYEAMFLRSDEGKLPRNVTVISLALAGFLHCIGYLIFHN
- the LOC135644486 gene encoding cellulose synthase-like protein G3, which codes for MTAFHALQVSRHVLLNRAHMLLYSLAILALLRHRLSCLLSSSRFLPLLLAELVLALMWVGSQATRWRPVRRHEFPDRLLREVDPAAFPALDVFICTADPHREPPISVVSTALSTMAFDYPPDRLSIYVSDDGGSAVTLFALMEASRFARYWLPFCKENGLLDRSPEAYFRSNIGGDSDKLKVMYESTKEKVERAMERGYVGNDLVFGAEERELFENWKAFTRHDHPSVIQVLLQSSKDSDIMGNQLPNLIYVSREKRPSSHHHFKAGALNVLTRVSSAMSNAPVILTLDCDMYCNNPRAPLHALCYFLDPAVSADLAFVQFPQCFHGINENDIYASELKREFRITPRGMDGLRGPGYVGTGCFFSRRSLHGTGSPAHRGSSASESALQKAEEAAACSFELGTKWGSSIGFRYGSLVEDFHTGYRLHCEGWKSAFCDPARPAFLGDGPKNLNDVLSQCKRWCVGLYEVAFSRFNPLTFGITKASFSMGLIYAHYACWGTWCVPITVYGLLPPLALLYQTPLFPKVSDPWFFVYAYLFTAAYGQDLVLFLADGATIRRWWSDQRMWMTRGVTSFLFATIQFGLNHIGISAPGFNVTSKVTEEEQIERYKRGVLDLGTQSPFFVVLGTVAVVNLISLAVGITRAATSEGFLDEQFAQLFLSGFVAANCWPIYEAMFLRSDGGRMPRSVTVISLTVAGLLLYMGYLVYHV